Proteins from a genomic interval of Rosa chinensis cultivar Old Blush chromosome 2, RchiOBHm-V2, whole genome shotgun sequence:
- the LOC112190948 gene encoding 5'-3' exoribonuclease, protein MGDSYVIHSPSISSKQSPKKTKKKKRGGSKKKMTTEQTLAFKSVSEWVYLDQASSPASTAASGVVDDFGVQKTLGRGGEKVVFELHSHSKCSDGFLSPSKLVERAHGNGVKVLALTDHDTMSGIPEALEAARRFGMKIIPGVEISTIFQPRGESEPEEPVHILAYYSSCGPTSFEELEKFLSNIRDGRYLRAKNMVSKLNKLKFPLTWEHVARVAGKGVAPGRLHVARAMVEAGYVENLKQAFARYLFDGGPAYATGSEPPTEDAIKMICDTGGVAVLAHPWALKNTVAIIRSLKEAGLHGMEVYRSDGKLTAYSDLADTYGLLKLGGSDYHGRGGQGESELGSVNLPVLVLRDFLKVARPIWCGAISHIVENYADEPSDSNLARITRFGKGGSPLSCGKDMIDRCLFLWLTNEERQNAVFEAIKLKLSRISINHGGNQVAIESK, encoded by the exons ATGGGCGACAGTTATGTCATTCACTCCCCAAGTATTTCCAGCAAACAGAGCCctaagaaaacaaagaagaaaaagcgtGGGGGAAGTAAGAAGAAAATGACCACTGAGCAGACTCTGGCTTTCAAGTCTGTGAGTGAATGGGTTTATTTGGATCAAGCTTCTTCACCGGCTTCCACTGCAGCTTCTGGTGTTGTGGATGATTTTGGGGTTCAGAAGACTCTTGGAAGAGGTGGAGAGAAGGTGGTGTTTGAATTGCATTCACATTCAAAATGCAGTGATGGCTTTCTTTCGCCTTCCAAGTTGGTGGAAAGGGCTCATGGAAATGGG GTGAAAGTTCTTGCTCTGACAGATCATGACACAATGTCTGGCATCCCTGAGGCCCTAGAAGCAGCTCGTAGATTTGGCATGAAGATAATTCCTGGTGTTGAAATCAGTACAATTTTCCAACCAAG AGGAGAGTCTGAACCGGAGGAACCAGTGCACATCCTTGCATATTACAGCAGCTGCGGGCCAACAAGTTTTGAAGAGCTTGAAAAGTTCTTGTCTAATATAAGGGATGGTCGTTATCTTCGTGCAAAGAATATGGTCTCCAAATTGAACAAGCTTAAGTTTCCTCTTACATGGGAGCATGTTGCAAGGGTTGCAGGCAAGGGAGTCGCTCCTGGGAGATTGCATGTGGCCCGAGCCATGGTTGAAGCCGGTTATGTGGAAAATCTGAAACAAGCTTTTGCCCGCTATCTTTTCGATGGTGGACCTGCATATGCGAC GGGAAGTGAACCACCAACAGAGGATGCAATAAAAATGATATGTGATACGGGAGGTGTGGCTGTGCTAGCTCATCCATGGGCATTGAAAAATACAGTTGCCATCATCAGAAGTTTGAAAGAAGCTGGCCTTCATGGGATGGAAGTTTACAGAAGTGATGGAAAACTGACTG CATACAGTGATCTAGCTGATACTTATGGTCTTCTGAAGCTAGGAGGGTCAGATTACCATGGCCGAGGTGGACAGGGTGAGTCTGAGCTGGGTAGTGTGAACCTTCCAGTTTTGGTTTTGCGTGACTTTCTTAAAGTCGCTCGACCAATTTGGTGTGGTGCCATTAGTCACATAGTAGAGAACTATGCTGACGAACCTTCAGATTCAAATCTAGCAAGGATTACAAGGTTTGGGAAGGGAGGTTCCCCTTTAAGCTGCGGCAAGGACATGATTGATCGTTGCTTGTTTTTGTGGTTGACAAATGAAGAGAGGCAAAATGCAGTTTTTGAGGCCATTAAACTGAAGCTTTCTCGTATTTCAATTAATCACGGAGGAAACCAGGTTGCCATAGAGAGTAAATAA